The stretch of DNA TTCCAGACCCCGTCCGGGAGCTCGTCCACAGAGACCGGCCTTCCCTCCGCCGCCCGTCCCAATTATTGACGGGGCCGCTGTACGCCCAATGGCCCCCTGTCATTTTCACGTCATTCGTCCCAAGCCTGGGACGGGGCCAATCTTTGCTAAATTGGCACGCCGACGTAGATTGACACCCGAGAGGGCACCTCCGCGAGTTGTGGATTGTCACCTGGTAGTCCGGCGCCGCTCTTTAAACGCCGGCCATATGCAGATCGAGTCGCAATCGCATATTCCGAGTTTTGTTATTAACGTGAGCGTTTATTCCTGCTATCATAGCAACGTGAATTCCCGATGTTATTGCTTATTGCCGCCACGCTAAATTCGTTGCGCGGACACTTATTGGGGTTTTTACAATGGCATCCGTGATTCCGGCGCGGCAGCCGCACCCGGACAGATCACCAGATAGCTGAGGATCAGGGTTAAACGCATCGAACTGAATCGGCGTTCTCGGATGCTGGAGTAGTTGGGGCCACAGGTTCGCGTTGTCGTCACCGGTGCCTGGCGCAAGGCTCGCTCGCCGATCCACTACGTCTGACATTCGGTATCTGAGGCAGCAGCGCCGTGCCACACCGGGTGGCACATTTGCCCGCTGAGCGGGGCAAGCTATTCCGAATGGGTCCGAATTGACCCTCGAACGCGTTCAGCTATCGGTCAGCGCGCCGCGACATGACCTTCGCTTCGATGTCGGCGACGAGCTCTGACACATGATCTTCGAGGTAGAAGTGATGTCCGGTAAATACCCGCGCGCTGAACTCTGCCGTCGTGCGATCTGCCCATAGCACAACCTTGTCGTAGGTGGCGACGACATCGTTGTCGCCCAGATACGCAAAGATCGGACATGACAGCCTCGACTCCGGCGGGCACTGATAGTTGACGATGGCCCGGAAACCTCGCAGTGTGGGCAAGATTTTCGCGGCGAATTCCTCGTTCTCGAGGAACTCGCGATTCGCACCGGTCATCTCGTTCACCACATCGAGCAGGCCGCGATCAGACTCCGGAATGTACTCATAGCCGCTGCGTCCAGGTGCAGCACACGCCGACACGAACAGTGCGGAAATCGGTGTCCCCGCCGCTTCGAATCGGCGCGCGACCTCGAAGGCCAACAGGGCGCCCATGCTATGGCCAAAGAACGCGACGGTGTCGTCTGAACGATGCGCCGCCGAAAGCATCTGGCACACCTGGCTGGCAAGATTCTCGATGCTGGTCAAGGATGCAACATCGTGCGACCCACGCTGTCCTGGATACTGCACCGCTGTGCGTTGGACGTCCTTGGAGAACGCATTCGCGAACGGGACGTAGTACTGCGCCGATCCACCGGCATGCGGAAAGATGTAGAGCTTCGGCCTACTTCCGGCCATCCGGCACCCCCAGACATAGCGGCGCCGACGAGCCGGATCCACGATCGAGCGCGCCAGCACCTCGTTGGTACCACGATTCACCCATTTCGGCACCCGAAATAAGGCACAGGCCAACCGATTCCGGCTGGATGCGGATCGGTCGTAGCGCTGCTGGCCAGCCAGCCATCCCTTGACCCGCCGGCCGACGTCGCGACATCCATGACGGAGAGCGACAGTGAAATAGACGTCGCGCAGATCGAGTTTCGCACCAATGTGAGCAACTCGAAAGGCGACACGTCACAGTTCGGGCCGAAGGCTTCCGGCTACACCTGGGTGTGCACCGACGATGTCAAGCCCACGCACCCCTATCCCGGCGTTGCCGTCAGACTCCTGTGGAAAGGCGACAACGGGGCCAAGGCCGTCCTCGCCGAGATCGCACAGGGCGCCATCTGGGGTAAAGAAGATCACCACAGCCCGGCCCCGAGGAGGTCTACCTGGTGTCCGGCGTGTTCAATGACGGCGTCAACGACTACCCGGCGGGGACTTTTCTGCACGCACCGGCGGGCTCATGGCACATCCCGCAGTCGACTCATGGTTGCGTGTTGTTCCTGTTCTACCCCGAAGGTTAGAGGCGTAGCCGACTCGTAGTCTGTCGGGATGCGCGCCAAACTTGGCCGGCCCGACCTCAGCCGTTACTCACACTATTTCGACGCCCCGACGGCGACCGATCAATCTGTGGTCACGGTGACATGGGCCGGTGTCACCACGCTGCTGATCGACGACGGCGCCTCCGCGGTGATGACGGACGGCTTCTTCTCACGTCCCGGCCTGCTCGAGGTCGGGTTTCGGCGACTGTCACCGTCGGCCCCGCGGATCGACGGCTGCCTGGCTCGCCTCGGCGTCCACCGGTTGGAAGCGGTGCTGCCGGTGCATACGCACTTCGACCACGCGATGGACTCGGCGATGGTCGCCGAACGAACCGGCGCGCAAGTGGTGGGCGGGACGTCAGCGATACAAGTGGGGCGAGGGGCGGGCCTGCCCGACGACCGACTCACCGCCGCCACACCGGGCCAGCCGATATCTCTTGGCGCATACGACATCACGCTGATCGAGGGCCATCACTGCCCGCCCGACCGCTTCCCCGGGATCATTCGTGAACCGGTCGTCCCGCCGGTCAAGGTCTCTGCCTACAAATGCGGTGAGGCGTGGTCGACCCTGGTGCATCACCGACCGTCGGACCGTCGACTGCTGATCGTCGGCAGCGCGGGCTTCGTCGCTCACGCGCTTGACGGCAAGCGGGCCGAGGTCGTGTATCTGGGGGTGGGCCAACTCGGACTGCAACCTGAGCAATACTTGACTGATTACTGGACGGAGACCGTGCGCACCGTCGGCGCCCGCCGAGTGGTGCTCATACACTGGGACGACTTTTTCCGCCCGCTGCACAAGCCGCTGCGGGCGCTGCCATACGCCGGTGACGATCTCGACGTGTCGATTCGGGTGTTGTCCCGGTTGGCCGAGGAGGACGGCGTTCCGCTGCACCTACCCACGCTCTGGCAGCGCTGCGACCCGTGGAGTTGACGCTGGCGCTGGTGGCGCTGGCCGTGGTGCTCGGATTCGCGATGGTCCGTCCGCGTGGCTGGCCCGAGGCCGTCGCCGCGGTGCCCGCGGCCGGTCTGCTGATCGCGTTCGGCGTGATCTCCTGGCACGACGCCGCCGCGGAGGTGGGCCGGCTGCTACCCGTCGTCGGCTTTCTGGCCGCGGTGCTGGTGTTGGCGCGACTGTGTGACGACGAAGGACTGTTCCGCGCAGCAGGGGCGGCCATGGCGCGGTCGAACTCAGGCGACCAACGACGGTTGTTTGCAACGGTTTTCGTGATCGCCGCTGCCACCACAGCGATACTTAGCCTGGATGCGACCGTCGTACTACTGACTCCGGTGGTGCTCGCTACCGCCCGTACGTTGCGGGTGCCTGCACGGACGCATGCGTACGCGACAGCGCATCTGGCCAACAGCGCATCGCTGCTGCTGCCGGTGTCCAACCTGACAAACCTGTTGGCCTTCGGCGCGGCCGGGCTGTCGTTCGTCCACTTCACCGCGGTCATGACATTGCCGTGGTTCGCCGCTGTCGGTGTCGAATTCGTGTTGCTGCGTTGGTTTTTCGCACGCGAGCTGTCAGTCGAGCCCGCGCACGACGCCGCCAACGAGGACGTGCAGTTGCCGATGTTCGTGCTCGTAGTGTTGGGGTTCACGCTTGCGGGTTTCGCCGTCACCTCGATGTTCGGCTGGTCGCCTGCATGGGCCGCGCTGGCGGGTGCGGTTGTTCTTGGCGGGCGCGCGCTGGCCCGCCGCGAGACCACCGCCGCGAAGATCGTGGCCGCCGCGGACGTGCCGTTTCTGGCGTTCGTGCTCTGCCTTGGCGTGGTCGTGGCCGCAGTCATGCTCAATGGCCTCGACGGAGCCATGCGTCACGTGCTGCCTGCCGGCGACACTCTGCCCGCGCTGCTCGGCATAGCCGCCGTCGCGGCGGTGCTGTCCAATGTCGTCAACAACCTGCCCGCGGTGCTGGTACTGCTGCCGCTGGTATCCGGTCCCGCAGCGGTGCTCGCGGTGCTCATCGGCGTCAACGTCGGGCCGAACCTGACCTACGTCGGGTCGCTGGCGAATCTGCTGTGGCGCAGCGTGGTGCGCCGCGACATGCCCGCCGGCTTCGTGGAGTTCAGCCGCATCGGGTTGCTCACCACGCCGGCCACTGTCGTTGCCAGCGTGCTTGGCCTGTGGGCGGGCATTCGGCTGTTCGGCGTCTAGTGCGGTTGCAACCAAACCGGACTGAATAGTGCCACCATCGACGGAAACCGCGCGCGGCGACGGACCTCGACTCGGGCGAACTTGGCCTGGCCGCCGATGCAGGTCCATGTCAGGTGTCCATCACCGGATGCCTCGGTCTTCGTGCGGGCCACGCAACCACCGTCGGTGATCAGGGCGACGGTGCATCGGGGGCGCCGCTGACGCTGGCGGTCACCTTCGCCGCGAAACCGCGCGGCACGGTCAGCGTTTCACCCGGACCTGGCGTCGCGGCACCGCCGCCCCGAGATGCACTGAGCTGCAACGACACCGCACTCGACTCGGTGACATAGCAACGACCGCGACGCAGGCCATCGACAACGTGAGGCATGGCCAACCCCCGCGCGTACACAACTGTCTGGGGCCGGCCGACCGGCTGGGCGCAGGTGCGCGAGTCGCTACCGCCCACCGCGGAAATTCGCCTGCCCTGGCGCAGCAACTGTTGCCAGATGCGCAGCGACAATTCATCGTCGACGTTCCACAGCCCGTTCCAGACTTCCATCGCATCGACATCGCCATAGCCGAATTCCCAGGCGCAGCCCGGCAACGGCACCGATGGATTTGCGGCCCCCACGAGGCCGCCGTCGGCGCGCACCTGCGCGGCGTGGTCGGCGAACACACCGTCGCGCGGTGCGTACCGCCAGTCGATCCAGCCGCCTGGCGGCAACCCGACCGTGAGCCAGTCTCCGCGCCGGGTGGTGACTTCCTCACCGGCGATGACCTGCAGCTCCCCGTATTCCGTTGCCGCCCAGTCACGATTGGCCGAACTCGTGTTGTGATCGGTCGAGACGATGAAGTCCAGTTCGGCCGACTTCGCAGCCGCAGCCATTTGGGCGATTCGCCGTCGACCGTCGGAATGCACTGTGTGCGTGTGTAAGTCGCCACGGTACCAGCCTGGTCGACTCTCCCGTCTGGCAGCCGCGTGAACGCCCCGAGTCCGCCGCAACGACGGCTGCACTCCCCGCGTCAGCGTGATATCGGCCTGCCAGTCGATGCCCAGTGGGTTGAGCACCACGGGCCCGAGCGCCAGCGCCCACCTGCCCGGCTCGATTGGCCCTGCGGGTAGCCGGGCGTGGCATTGATCGCGGAGAGCATGAACCCGGCGCGGGCGCCGCCCGACCAGCCCCGGAAGCCCTCGGAATTGCCGAGCTCATGCCCTGCCGGGCCGAAGATGCCCAGGTCCAATACGTTGCGGCCGATGCCGAGCAGCGAGAACTGGTCATGCGACGTGCTGACGTCGATCCGCTGCGTTCCCGCAGGCACGTCGAACGGCACATACGCCCATTGGTCGATGCCGAACTTGAATCTGCCACGGACTGAGAGCTCGACGCGGCGGTCCGACTTCAGGGCCGTCATGACGTCTCCTCGTGCGGTTCAGCGACATCATCGACGGCGTAGCCCTACGCGACGGTTACACCGACGCGAACAGCGGTAGGACGGCTGACGTCAGTTCGCCGATACCCGGCGCTGCGGGCGCGAAATCCGCCGTAGCATCGGCAAGATTGGTCTCGTGGCCAGGACTGGATCGCCGCCGCCGTCGGCAGTGTTCAGCAGATTCGTGGCGCTCGGCGACTCGTTCACCGAGGGTGTCGGCGACCCACAGCCCGGTAGCCCCAACGGATTGCGCGGATGGGCGGATCACGTCGCCGCCGCGCTGGCCCAGACCAACCCTGAACTTCGCTACGCCAACCTCGCGGTGCGCGGTCGCAGGATGGACGAGATCCTCGCCGATCAGCTGCAGACCGCCGTCATGCTCGAACCCGACCTCGTCATCGTCTACGCCGGCATGA from Mycobacterium sp. JS623 encodes:
- a CDS encoding MBL fold metallo-hydrolase — protein: MRAKLGRPDLSRYSHYFDAPTATDQSVVTVTWAGVTTLLIDDGASAVMTDGFFSRPGLLEVGFRRLSPSAPRIDGCLARLGVHRLEAVLPVHTHFDHAMDSAMVAERTGAQVVGGTSAIQVGRGAGLPDDRLTAATPGQPISLGAYDITLIEGHHCPPDRFPGIIREPVVPPVKVSAYKCGEAWSTLVHHRPSDRRLLIVGSAGFVAHALDGKRAEVVYLGVGQLGLQPEQYLTDYWTETVRTVGARRVVLIHWDDFFRPLHKPLRALPYAGDDLDVSIRVLSRLAEEDGVPLHLPTLWQRCDPWS
- a CDS encoding thioesterase II family protein, with the translated sequence MAGSRPKLYIFPHAGGSAQYYVPFANAFSKDVQRTAVQYPGQRGSHDVASLTSIENLASQVCQMLSAAHRSDDTVAFFGHSMGALLAFEVARRFEAAGTPISALFVSACAAPGRSGYEYIPESDRGLLDVVNEMTGANREFLENEEFAAKILPTLRGFRAIVNYQCPPESRLSCPIFAYLGDNDVVATYDKVVLWADRTTAEFSARVFTGHHFYLEDHVSELVADIEAKVMSRRADR
- a CDS encoding SLC13 family permease, which codes for MELTLALVALAVVLGFAMVRPRGWPEAVAAVPAAGLLIAFGVISWHDAAAEVGRLLPVVGFLAAVLVLARLCDDEGLFRAAGAAMARSNSGDQRRLFATVFVIAAATTAILSLDATVVLLTPVVLATARTLRVPARTHAYATAHLANSASLLLPVSNLTNLLAFGAAGLSFVHFTAVMTLPWFAAVGVEFVLLRWFFARELSVEPAHDAANEDVQLPMFVLVVLGFTLAGFAVTSMFGWSPAWAALAGAVVLGGRALARRETTAAKIVAAADVPFLAFVLCLGVVVAAVMLNGLDGAMRHVLPAGDTLPALLGIAAVAAVLSNVVNNLPAVLVLLPLVSGPAAVLAVLIGVNVGPNLTYVGSLANLLWRSVVRRDMPAGFVEFSRIGLLTTPATVVASVLGLWAGIRLFGV
- a CDS encoding CehA/McbA family metallohydrolase produces the protein MVLNPLGIDWQADITLTRGVQPSLRRTRGVHAAARRESRPGWYRGDLHTHTVHSDGRRRIAQMAAAAKSAELDFIVSTDHNTSSANRDWAATEYGELQVIAGEEVTTRRGDWLTVGLPPGGWIDWRYAPRDGVFADHAAQVRADGGLVGAANPSVPLPGCAWEFGYGDVDAMEVWNGLWNVDDELSLRIWQQLLRQGRRISAVGGSDSRTCAQPVGRPQTVVYARGLAMPHVVDGLRRGRCYVTESSAVSLQLSASRGGGAATPGPGETLTVPRGFAAKVTASVSGAPDAPSP